The Bacillaceae bacterium S4-13-56 genome has a window encoding:
- the istB gene encoding IS21-like element helper ATPase IstB has protein sequence MSQLNQLQDMMRNLRLAETANHLPTLIRAAEEKDSSFTQFLLDVATYEQHRREAKQLEKRLKWATFPFYSTLDEFNLEEQKSLSNKKLNQLKDLTWVEQLYNIILLGPPGVGKTHLSIGLGMEALNQGYKVIFTTMGDLINVLKTEEITRKSKTRMKRIKEADLVIIDDLMFMAMDKQEANMFFHLINDLYNQSSIILTSNKGPKEWGELLGDQAITTAILDRILHRVEIIHLNEDSWRMKHRSTIFGQPSVSN, from the coding sequence TTGAGTCAGTTAAATCAGCTACAGGACATGATGAGAAACCTTCGATTAGCTGAAACAGCTAATCACCTTCCAACATTAATAAGAGCAGCTGAGGAAAAGGATTCATCCTTTACTCAGTTCCTCCTAGATGTAGCAACCTATGAGCAACATCGCAGAGAAGCGAAACAGTTAGAAAAACGATTAAAATGGGCAACATTTCCGTTCTATAGCACTCTGGATGAATTTAATTTAGAAGAGCAAAAATCATTAAGTAATAAGAAACTAAACCAGCTTAAGGACCTCACATGGGTGGAGCAATTATACAATATTATTCTTCTGGGACCGCCAGGTGTAGGTAAGACTCACCTATCCATCGGATTAGGAATGGAGGCTTTAAACCAAGGGTACAAAGTGATATTTACAACCATGGGGGATCTTATAAATGTCTTAAAAACAGAAGAAATTACTAGGAAATCAAAAACACGAATGAAAAGAATTAAAGAAGCAGATTTAGTTATTATCGATGACCTCATGTTTATGGCAATGGACAAACAAGAAGCAAATATGTTCTTTCATTTAATCAATGACCTCTACAACCAATCATCCATTATTTTGACATCAAATAAGGGTCCGAAGGAATGGGGAGAACTATTAGGAGATCAAGCAATTACAACAGCAATATTGGATCGCATCTTACACCGAGTGGAGATCATTCACTTGAATGAAGACAGTTGGCGAATGAAGCATAGATCGACTATATTTGGACAACCAAGTGTTTCAAATTAA
- the istA gene encoding IS21 family transposase, whose product MDKWKMYMEIQQLLKQGFSKTKVAEKLGVSRSTVYRNLKKSPSEMVEWVESLKTRKKKLDPYKKLILSWLREHPDMSSAQVQDWLQEKYEGLNVGESTVRAFVRELREVYQIEKETSPRDYEAIPDLPFGEQIQVDFGHTKQKTSDNKEVKLNFIAFVLANSRYKYKEWLDRPFTTQDVVRAHEHAFKWFGGIPRELVYDQDSLIVVSENSGDLILTKEFQQYKETRKLTLHVCRKADPESKGKIENVVGFIKHNFAKHRVFHDIDSWNEQGWRWLNRTGNYKIHNTTKKRPVEVFSLEKQHLRPVTQDIDLINNYENSITRSVHKDNTIRYLSNRYSLPLGTFNKYENVCIKETEDKHLLVYISQTGEIIAKHRIPEGKGRLVKDRQHSRDRTKGIGAFINTVSNQFIDTKMAYDYLDVLREKYPRYIRDQLQMILKETQKNTESILSAALEECIKRNLYSATEFSDIVSYVKRQRRVHGTVTDNDETGTPLHKVSGWVMETEAQKRKVDTYTEILAGDSN is encoded by the coding sequence GTGGATAAGTGGAAAATGTACATGGAGATACAACAGTTGTTAAAACAAGGCTTTAGTAAAACAAAGGTGGCGGAAAAGTTAGGAGTTTCGAGATCTACCGTCTATCGAAACCTAAAGAAGTCTCCTTCGGAGATGGTGGAATGGGTAGAATCCTTGAAAACTAGGAAGAAGAAGTTAGATCCATATAAGAAGTTAATTCTTTCTTGGTTAAGGGAACATCCTGACATGTCATCGGCACAAGTGCAAGATTGGCTCCAAGAGAAGTATGAAGGCTTGAATGTGGGGGAAAGTACCGTTCGAGCATTCGTTAGAGAATTAAGAGAAGTATATCAAATAGAAAAAGAAACATCACCCAGAGATTATGAAGCAATTCCTGATTTACCTTTTGGAGAACAGATCCAGGTTGACTTTGGTCATACCAAACAAAAAACTTCTGATAATAAAGAAGTAAAGCTCAACTTTATTGCTTTTGTTTTGGCTAATTCCAGATATAAATACAAAGAATGGTTAGATAGGCCTTTTACCACACAAGATGTTGTTCGAGCGCATGAACATGCATTTAAATGGTTCGGGGGAATACCGAGAGAACTTGTATATGACCAAGATAGTTTAATAGTCGTAAGTGAAAATAGTGGAGATTTAATTTTAACAAAGGAATTTCAACAATATAAAGAAACTAGGAAGCTCACTCTTCATGTTTGTAGAAAAGCTGACCCTGAAAGTAAAGGGAAAATAGAAAATGTGGTAGGTTTCATCAAACATAATTTCGCTAAGCATCGAGTTTTTCATGATATCGATTCCTGGAATGAGCAGGGTTGGCGATGGTTAAATCGGACAGGTAATTATAAAATACACAACACAACAAAAAAAAGACCAGTCGAAGTGTTCTCCTTAGAAAAGCAACACTTAAGACCAGTCACACAAGATATAGATCTTATAAACAATTATGAAAATAGTATAACAAGAAGTGTCCATAAGGACAATACTATTCGGTATTTATCTAACAGGTATTCTCTTCCACTTGGCACTTTTAACAAGTATGAAAATGTTTGTATAAAAGAGACAGAGGATAAGCATCTATTGGTCTATATTTCTCAAACAGGCGAAATCATTGCGAAACATAGGATTCCAGAAGGGAAAGGGCGGTTAGTGAAAGATAGACAACATTCCCGTGACCGTACGAAAGGTATAGGGGCCTTTATCAATACCGTTTCCAACCAGTTCATTGATACAAAGATGGCCTATGACTATCTAGATGTACTAAGAGAAAAATATCCAAGATATATTAGAGATCAATTACAAATGATATTAAAAGAAACGCAGAAGAATACGGAGAGCATTTTATCAGCTGCACTAGAAGAATGTATCAAAAGAAACTTATACAGTGCAACAGAGTTTAGCGATATCGTTTCCTATGTGAAACGACAACGACGAGTTCATGGTACAGTAACCGACAACGATGAGACTGGGACACCTTTGCATAAAGTCTCTGGATGGGTTATGGAGACGGAAGCACAGAAAAGAAAAGTGGATACTTATACAGAAATATTGGCAGGTGATTCAAATTGA
- a CDS encoding YdhK family protein produces MISKKFVIGILTLFTVLFLAACTGANEEENTETESSTEENMDTESNNDEMDMEESDTNEDMEGMEHSGMNHSSSGEVPEGLQEEENPTYEVGSQAIIESDHMLGMNGAEATVIGAYDTTVYTVSYTPTTGGEPVENHKWVIHEEVKEAGDEPFEPGTEVTLNADHMKGMDGATAVIDSAEETTVYMVDFVATDSGEEVKNHKWVTESELSPVE; encoded by the coding sequence ATGATAAGTAAAAAATTTGTAATTGGGATATTAACTTTATTTACAGTGCTTTTCTTAGCTGCATGTACAGGTGCGAATGAAGAAGAAAACACAGAAACTGAATCAAGCACTGAAGAAAATATGGACACGGAATCCAATAATGATGAAATGGATATGGAGGAATCTGATACCAACGAAGATATGGAAGGCATGGAGCATTCTGGTATGAACCATTCTAGCTCTGGCGAAGTTCCCGAAGGCCTACAAGAAGAGGAAAACCCAACTTATGAGGTGGGCAGCCAAGCAATAATTGAATCCGACCATATGCTGGGGATGAATGGTGCTGAGGCAACGGTTATTGGCGCATATGATACAACGGTATATACTGTTTCCTACACGCCAACGACTGGTGGAGAACCAGTAGAAAATCATAAATGGGTTATTCATGAAGAAGTTAAAGAAGCAGGAGATGAACCTTTTGAACCGGGAACTGAAGTTACTCTTAATGCAGATCACATGAAGGGCATGGACGGTGCAACTGCAGTAATCGATTCAGCGGAAGAAACAACCGTATATATGGTTGATTTTGTTGCTACCGATTCTGGAGAAGAGGTGAAAAACCACAAATGGGTAACGGAAAGTGAATTGTCACCAGTAGAGTAA
- the copZ gene encoding copper chaperone CopZ, whose product MEKKSIDVQGMTCGHCKMSVEGALKKLDGVSSAEVNLEAGKVDVTFDESKVNVDAMKEAIEEQGYDVGA is encoded by the coding sequence ATGGAAAAGAAATCAATAGATGTACAAGGTATGACTTGTGGTCATTGCAAAATGTCAGTTGAAGGTGCATTGAAAAAATTAGATGGTGTATCCTCTGCTGAAGTTAATTTAGAAGCTGGCAAAGTAGATGTTACTTTTGATGAATCGAAAGTAAATGTTGATGCCATGAAAGAAGCTATTGAAGAACAAGGCTACGATGTGGGAGCTTAA
- a CDS encoding heavy metal translocating P-type ATPase produces the protein MSETNHTTLGVTGMTCAACSNRVEKVLNKMDGVKAQVNLTTEKATIDYDPEKTSVDDITKKIENVGYGVLTEKADLDVFGMTCAACSTRIEKVLNKQDGVKLATVNLTTESASIEYNPGLIDVKSLIDKIKNTGYDAKPKAEAKEKQSYKEKQLKDMKTKLIVSAILTSPLLVTMLVHLLGMGIPDIFMNPWFQFALATPVQFIIGWQFYVGAYKNLKNGGANMDVLVALGTSAAYFYSLYEAFMTIGNPEYMPHLYFETSAVIITLILFGKYLEARAKSQTTNALSKLLNLQAKEARIIRDGKEIMIPASDVVVGDHLIVKPGEKIPVDGIVIKGRTSVDESMLTGESIPIEKDLGEQLIGSTINKNGSIEMEATKVGKDTALASIVKVVEEAQGSKAPIQRLADVISGYFVPIVVGIAILTFIIWITLVQPGQMESALVASIAVLVIACPCALGLATPTSIMVGTGKAAESGILFKGGEHLEGTHKLEAIVLDKTGTITKGKPEVTDFSGDEEALQLLASAEKGSEHPLAEAIVAYATENNIDFLDVEHFEAVPGHGIEATISGKNILVGNRKLMKDHQVDIAGYEEKLVQYEIDGKTAMLIAIDGEYRGTVAVADTIKETAPEAIKQLQDLGIEVFMLTGDNERTAKAIAKQVGIDQVIAEVLPEEKAAKVKEIQEQGKKVAMVGDGVNDAPALVIADIGIAIGTGTEVAIEAADVTILGGELLLIPKAIKISHATIRNIRQNLFWAFGYNTAGIPVAAIGLLAPWIAGAAMALSSVSVVTNSLRLKRVKL, from the coding sequence ATGAGTGAAACAAATCATACAACACTTGGTGTAACAGGGATGACCTGTGCAGCTTGTTCTAATCGTGTTGAAAAGGTTTTGAATAAAATGGATGGGGTTAAGGCTCAGGTTAATTTAACAACTGAAAAGGCAACGATAGATTATGACCCGGAGAAAACATCTGTTGATGATATAACGAAAAAAATAGAGAATGTTGGGTATGGTGTTCTAACGGAGAAAGCGGACCTAGATGTCTTTGGGATGACTTGTGCGGCTTGCTCTACCCGTATTGAAAAAGTATTGAACAAACAAGATGGAGTAAAACTTGCAACTGTTAACCTAACGACAGAAAGTGCATCGATTGAATATAATCCGGGGTTAATTGATGTAAAATCATTGATTGATAAAATCAAAAATACTGGCTATGATGCTAAACCCAAGGCAGAGGCTAAAGAGAAGCAATCTTATAAAGAAAAACAACTAAAAGATATGAAGACCAAATTAATCGTTTCAGCTATCCTTACTTCACCTTTATTAGTTACGATGCTTGTACATTTATTAGGCATGGGTATACCAGATATCTTCATGAATCCTTGGTTCCAGTTTGCTTTAGCAACACCAGTTCAATTTATTATCGGCTGGCAGTTTTATGTTGGGGCTTATAAGAACTTAAAAAATGGTGGAGCAAACATGGATGTACTTGTTGCTTTAGGTACAAGTGCTGCTTATTTTTATAGTTTATATGAAGCATTCATGACAATTGGAAATCCAGAATATATGCCGCATTTATATTTTGAAACAAGTGCTGTAATAATCACATTAATTTTATTCGGTAAATATTTAGAAGCTAGAGCCAAAAGTCAAACAACAAATGCTTTATCTAAACTACTCAATTTGCAAGCAAAAGAAGCTCGTATAATTCGAGATGGTAAAGAAATAATGATTCCTGCCAGCGATGTAGTTGTTGGTGATCATTTAATTGTAAAACCGGGGGAGAAAATACCTGTAGATGGTATTGTTATCAAGGGAAGAACTTCTGTTGATGAATCTATGCTTACAGGTGAATCAATTCCGATTGAAAAAGATTTAGGAGAACAATTAATTGGTTCTACTATTAATAAAAATGGTTCCATTGAAATGGAAGCAACAAAAGTAGGAAAAGATACAGCATTAGCATCTATTGTTAAGGTTGTTGAAGAAGCTCAAGGATCAAAGGCTCCAATACAACGATTAGCTGACGTTATTTCAGGTTATTTCGTTCCGATAGTCGTCGGTATTGCTATCTTAACCTTTATTATATGGATTACTTTAGTACAACCCGGACAAATGGAATCTGCTTTAGTTGCGTCGATTGCTGTACTTGTTATCGCTTGTCCATGTGCTTTAGGACTCGCAACCCCAACGTCCATTATGGTTGGAACAGGAAAGGCTGCAGAAAGTGGGATTTTATTCAAAGGTGGAGAACACCTAGAGGGTACACATAAATTAGAAGCAATTGTACTTGATAAGACAGGTACAATTACAAAAGGGAAACCGGAAGTAACTGACTTTTCAGGTGATGAGGAAGCATTACAATTATTAGCTAGTGCGGAAAAAGGGTCCGAACATCCACTTGCAGAAGCAATTGTTGCATACGCTACAGAGAATAATATCGACTTTTTGGATGTAGAACATTTCGAGGCAGTACCGGGTCATGGTATTGAAGCAACAATTTCTGGAAAAAACATTCTTGTTGGTAATAGAAAGCTAATGAAAGATCATCAAGTGGATATAGCAGGTTATGAAGAAAAATTGGTGCAATATGAAATAGATGGTAAAACAGCAATGTTAATTGCCATTGATGGTGAGTACCGGGGAACAGTTGCTGTTGCAGATACTATAAAAGAAACGGCTCCAGAAGCTATTAAGCAATTGCAAGATTTAGGAATAGAAGTGTTTATGCTAACAGGTGATAATGAACGAACAGCCAAAGCAATAGCAAAACAAGTTGGAATTGATCAGGTAATCGCTGAAGTATTACCTGAAGAAAAAGCAGCTAAAGTAAAAGAAATCCAAGAACAAGGTAAGAAAGTTGCAATGGTTGGAGATGGTGTGAATGATGCACCTGCACTTGTTATAGCGGATATTGGTATTGCCATTGGAACTGGTACAGAAGTGGCTATTGAAGCTGCTGACGTAACGATTCTTGGCGGTGAGCTATTGCTTATACCGAAGGCAATTAAAATCAGTCATGCAACCATTCGAAATATCCGTCAAAATCTTTTCTGGGCTTTCGGCTACAATACGGCTGGAATACCAGTTGCGGCTATTGGATTACTTGCGCCTTGGATTGCTGGTGCAGCAATGGCATTAAGTTCTGTAAGTGTAGTTACTAACTCACTCCGTCTAAAACGAGTGAAGTTATAA
- a CDS encoding metal-sensing transcriptional repressor gives MEERFLHDHPSKPRTKDEIQKTINRLKRIEGQVRGIQKMVEDDRYCVDILVQISAIQSALKNVGFSITERHINHCVSDAIKQGEGKETIEELMTVMKQFSK, from the coding sequence TTGGAAGAGAGATTCTTACATGATCACCCAAGTAAACCAAGAACGAAAGATGAAATACAGAAAACGATTAATCGTTTGAAACGAATTGAGGGTCAAGTTCGTGGGATACAGAAAATGGTTGAAGATGATCGATATTGTGTAGATATTTTAGTACAAATTAGTGCCATTCAATCAGCACTAAAAAATGTAGGATTTTCTATCACAGAAAGACACATTAACCATTGTGTTAGTGATGCTATTAAACAAGGTGAAGGAAAGGAAACTATTGAGGAATTAATGACTGTCATGAAGCAATTTTCCAAGTAA
- a CDS encoding nitrite reductase yields MENKIKIAVNGGIGFGSKLNSKQLMTISKYMSEEDELELTTFQQLYIEIPEDNKDEVIKEFESVGLKCYPVGNYVKSLRTCNFCKGEEREGMPVAKEINRRIAGKPVPFTLKVAYTGCIIGCGEPMLSDIGVMKYKDHYNLYVGGKAKGKDAEVGSLLKENLTPEELYDTVEKIIAVYAEMGKKRETFHKFLKRIGKEQLKS; encoded by the coding sequence ATGGAGAATAAAATAAAAATCGCTGTGAATGGGGGAATAGGGTTCGGTTCCAAACTCAATTCCAAACAACTTATGACAATTTCAAAATACATGAGTGAGGAAGATGAACTGGAGTTAACTACCTTTCAACAACTCTATATAGAGATTCCAGAGGATAATAAAGACGAAGTAATTAAAGAATTCGAAAGTGTCGGTTTAAAATGTTATCCAGTTGGAAATTACGTAAAGAGCTTGAGAACCTGTAATTTTTGCAAAGGGGAAGAAAGGGAAGGGATGCCAGTGGCAAAAGAAATAAATCGCCGTATAGCAGGAAAACCTGTACCATTTACCCTAAAAGTTGCTTATACAGGTTGTATCATTGGTTGTGGTGAACCAATGTTAAGTGACATAGGTGTAATGAAGTATAAAGATCATTATAATTTATATGTTGGTGGTAAAGCGAAAGGAAAAGATGCTGAGGTAGGTTCTTTACTGAAAGAAAATTTAACACCAGAAGAATTATACGATACAGTGGAAAAAATAATTGCTGTATATGCTGAAATGGGGAAAAAACGGGAGACATTCCATAAATTTTTAAAACGGATAGGTAAAGAACAATTAAAAAGCTAA
- a CDS encoding sulfite exporter TauE/SafE family protein yields the protein MFELFNEIGIMLNGPLQQIAYGYEHIPLLFAFFLGLIGAVAPCQLTGNISAMTIYGNRSLVEKVPWLHVFLFVLGKVVVFSIIGLVVWLLGKEIHSTLTQMFPILRKAIGPLLILVGLFMIGLFSWRKTGKTFKIPTKFKDSYLGSFLMGASFTLAFCPTMFVLFILTLMPVVLETSYGFVLPSVFGIGTSLPLLLIIFLIWYFGASGIILKRSRKIGSLVQKLAGVIILIIGILDTLTYW from the coding sequence ATGTTCGAACTTTTTAATGAAATAGGCATTATGCTAAATGGACCACTTCAGCAAATTGCATATGGATATGAACACATTCCACTGTTATTTGCATTTTTTCTTGGATTAATTGGCGCCGTTGCTCCTTGTCAGCTAACAGGCAATATCAGTGCAATGACTATTTACGGTAACAGATCATTAGTCGAAAAAGTCCCTTGGTTACACGTATTTCTATTTGTTTTAGGTAAGGTAGTTGTTTTTTCAATAATCGGTTTAGTAGTCTGGTTACTTGGGAAGGAAATACACAGTACTCTAACACAAATGTTTCCGATTCTAAGAAAAGCAATTGGGCCTTTACTTATACTGGTTGGTTTATTTATGATAGGGTTATTTAGCTGGAGAAAAACAGGAAAAACGTTTAAAATACCCACTAAATTTAAAGATAGTTATCTAGGAAGCTTTTTAATGGGTGCGAGTTTTACGTTAGCATTTTGCCCTACTATGTTTGTATTATTTATACTAACCTTAATGCCAGTTGTATTAGAAACATCATATGGATTTGTATTACCTTCTGTATTTGGAATTGGAACCTCACTTCCACTTTTATTAATTATTTTTCTTATTTGGTATTTTGGGGCAAGTGGCATTATATTAAAGAGAAGCAGAAAAATAGGGTCACTAGTGCAGAAACTTGCAGGAGTTATCATTCTTATTATAGGTATTTTGGATACTTTAACTTACTGGTAA
- a CDS encoding ATP-binding protein, whose protein sequence is MFNKLSLKIGLLFFVFMLIIEVFVYFILYTNIANERIDEVMDSLLARANTHSAVLENNFDSSTLEHVAIMESESEFAVIITDANGNIIINSDPVEKEMFEVIVHTDYKDIPSVGKVVEQRWSEKQYIAVDSPITIDEEHQGHVFMFANTNIVKNMVNHLSDQFVIVGLITIVLTIFTVFILSRFITLPLMKMKEATEQLSKGKNKVELHKERKDELGELAGSIMRLSSDLERLKNDRNEFLASISHELRTPLTYIKGYADIINKQDITDEERKEYLDIIREETEHLTVLVKNLFDLARMDENRFVINRKNVNFRQLIQTIEERISPVLEEKNITLFASCPVDIIGNIDPDRIQQVLLNILDNARKHTPEGKSISLEVTQYDREITITISDEGEGIPKEELPYLFERLYRVEKSRSRESGGTGLGLAIAKEIIESHGGTIEIESELGKGTRVIVHLTRGEYNG, encoded by the coding sequence ATGTTTAATAAATTATCCTTAAAAATTGGACTATTATTCTTTGTGTTCATGTTAATTATCGAGGTTTTTGTTTATTTTATTCTATATACAAATATAGCAAATGAACGTATTGATGAAGTGATGGATAGTTTATTAGCTCGTGCCAATACACATAGTGCTGTCTTGGAAAATAACTTTGATTCATCAACGTTGGAGCATGTTGCTATCATGGAGTCAGAATCGGAATTTGCTGTTATTATTACCGATGCCAATGGTAACATCATCATTAATTCCGATCCTGTTGAAAAGGAAATGTTTGAAGTAATTGTTCATACGGATTATAAGGATATACCCAGTGTAGGAAAAGTAGTAGAACAGCGTTGGTCAGAAAAACAATATATAGCGGTTGATAGCCCCATCACTATTGATGAAGAACATCAAGGGCATGTCTTTATGTTTGCTAATACCAATATTGTAAAAAATATGGTTAATCATTTGAGTGATCAATTTGTCATAGTTGGATTAATCACCATTGTTCTAACAATTTTTACCGTCTTTATTCTTTCTCGTTTTATTACGTTACCATTAATGAAAATGAAAGAAGCCACAGAACAACTAAGCAAGGGAAAAAATAAAGTGGAATTACATAAGGAACGAAAAGATGAACTAGGAGAATTAGCTGGTTCTATCATGAGGCTATCTAGTGATCTAGAACGATTAAAAAATGACAGAAATGAATTTTTGGCAAGTATCTCTCACGAACTTAGAACGCCATTAACCTATATAAAAGGATATGCGGATATTATAAATAAGCAAGACATAACAGATGAAGAAAGAAAAGAATATCTGGATATTATACGGGAAGAAACAGAGCATTTGACGGTTCTAGTTAAAAATCTATTTGACCTTGCAAGAATGGATGAAAATAGGTTTGTAATTAATCGAAAAAATGTTAATTTTAGACAACTAATCCAAACGATTGAAGAACGAATTTCTCCAGTACTGGAAGAAAAAAATATTACACTTTTTGCTTCATGCCCAGTAGATATCATAGGTAATATTGATCCCGATAGGATCCAACAGGTTTTATTAAATATACTGGATAATGCCAGAAAACATACACCCGAAGGAAAGTCTATATCATTAGAGGTAACCCAGTATGATAGAGAAATTACTATAACTATTTCAGATGAAGGAGAAGGAATTCCAAAAGAGGAGTTACCTTATCTATTTGAACGGTTATACCGTGTAGAAAAGTCGCGTTCCAGAGAAAGCGGTGGAACGGGATTAGGATTAGCTATTGCAAAAGAAATTATAGAATCTCACGGAGGTACGATTGAAATCGAAAGTGAACTTGGAAAGGGTACAAGAGTTATTGTTCATTTAACAAGAGGTGAATATAATGGTTAA
- a CDS encoding response regulator transcription factor: MVKALLVDDEKRMLDLLALYLRPHSYICKKAISAKEALSFLKEETFDIVLIDIMMPEMNGWELCQEIRKDSDIPIIMVTAREQKEDIVKGLKLGADDYVTKPFDEDELLARIEAVLRRMKLAKKIEVNGLLWNEDEFELSYKNNTLKLTPKEFTMLGYFIRKPNQVFTREQLIELIWGYDSHTEGRTVDSHVRNMRDKIRQSGFPIDDYLITVWGIGYKWINKPSL, from the coding sequence ATGGTTAAAGCTCTATTAGTAGATGATGAAAAACGAATGCTAGATTTATTAGCGTTATATTTGAGACCACATAGTTATATATGTAAAAAAGCTATTAGTGCTAAAGAAGCATTATCGTTTTTAAAAGAAGAAACTTTTGACATAGTACTTATAGATATTATGATGCCTGAAATGAACGGCTGGGAGTTATGCCAAGAAATTAGAAAGGATTCGGACATCCCTATCATCATGGTAACTGCTCGTGAACAGAAAGAGGATATTGTAAAAGGGTTAAAATTAGGTGCAGATGATTATGTAACGAAACCCTTTGACGAAGATGAGCTATTAGCAAGAATAGAAGCGGTATTACGTAGAATGAAACTTGCGAAGAAGATTGAAGTAAATGGTCTCTTATGGAATGAAGATGAGTTTGAGTTATCATATAAAAATAATACATTAAAGTTAACACCAAAGGAATTTACCATGCTAGGTTATTTTATAAGAAAACCAAACCAAGTGTTTACTAGAGAACAATTAATTGAATTAATTTGGGGATACGATTCACACACAGAAGGAAGAACAGTTGATTCCCATGTACGGAACATGCGAGATAAAATTCGGCAATCTGGATTTCCAATCGATGATTATTTAATAACTGTTTGGGGTATTGGATACAAATGGATAAACAAGCCTTCATTATAG